The DNA sequence GCGTACCAGATTGCGGAATGTCCTCGGGGCCTTCCTCTTTAGCGGTGAAGATGTTGATAAAAAGGTGTCGGTGCTATCGGGAGGAGAACGGGCCCGTTTGGCCTTGGCCGCCCTGCTGTTGCGACCGTTTAACCTATTGGTCCTGGATGAACCTACCAACCACCTTGACATCATCTCCAAGGATGTCCTCAAACAAGCACTCATGGATTATGACGGCACGCTGATTGTCGTTAGCCACGATCGGGAGTTCCTCGCAGGCTTGACCGATCGAACCATTGAATTCCGAGATCACCAACTCTACAATCACTTAGGAGACATTAACTTTTTCCTCGAAAAACGTCAAATGGCCAACATGCGGGAAGTGGAGTTGAGCAAATCTAACAATACAGGACTAGCAGAAGAATCAGCGGAAACCAATAAACAACCAAAGGTAGAATTATCCTACGAAGAACGTAAGAAACTCATCCGTGCCCTTTCCAATGCGGAAAAGAGAGTCGAGCGGCTCGAAGAAGACATTGAAAAGCTGGAGACCCTCATGTCCGATCCTGACTTTTACACTAAAAGTGATGCACAAGAAAAGATAGACCTCCACCAACAAAAGAAAGAGGAACTTATCTTAGCCATGGAGGAATGGGAGGAAGCACAAATGAATATGGACGAAGCGGAAAGTTAATGATTACGAACAGCTTTCACTAGCCTCTTCCTGAAGCGTGCGCATCTTATCCAGTAAGCGATTCAACTCTTCTGCCTCGGAACAGGTCAGGTAACCTTTCTGAAATCTCATTTCATTCTCAAGATCAGCACTAGCTTCTTCCAATAGCTTTAGTCCCTTATCGGTAATACTTACATCTACACGGCGGCGGTCCTCCTTAGAGGTTATCCTCACCACCAAACCTTTAGCGAGTAATTTATCTACCAGGCGACTAGCGTTTGACATCTTATCAATCATCCGCTCCGTAAGTAACTTCACTGTAGCGGGCTCAGGGTGACGCCCCCGCAGTATCCGTAAGATATTGAATTGCTGCCAGGTCAACCCGTAAGGCTTTAATGTGGCTACGCTACGCTGACTTAGCCAGGAAGCAGAAAACAAGATATTGAGATGAGCTTTCTGATGCTCACTGATAAATTTCGTCTGTTGAATGGCCTCCTCTAATTTCATAAATAATAATGGTGGTCGCAAATATTGAGATAAGCAGAAAAGTAACAATAAAATTACGCAAATGTTTATTGGCTACCAAACCTTCGAAAATTATACCTTTGCAGTCCCTAGCCAGTCACTGTATAAATTCCCTGCATTTTATGAAAATTCTTGTTATTGGAGGAGGTAATATGGGCCTTACCTACGCTCAAAGTTTTTTGCGTTCCCATATTACCCAAAAGGAAGATATGATGATTCTGGAGAAGTCTCCAGAAAAAGCAGCACAACTGGCACAATTGAACATTGGTTCTGTTTATGGTGATCCGAAAGATTGCCTGAGCTTGGCAGACTTGATTATTCTCGCGGTGAAACCGCAGGACGCCCCTACCCTGTTCGAAGTTTTACGCCCACTGGTGGAAGAACAACAAGTCTATTTATCCATCATGGCTGGGGTAAAAATAAGTACCATCGCCAATGGGCTACGTGCCAGGAAGATCATCCGCGCGATGCCTAATCTTCCAGCACAAATTGGCATGGGAATGACTGCCTACACCGCTAGTGATGAGGTGACGCGAATTGAACTGGTGATGGTCCAAAACTTGCTCAACACTACTGGAAAAACCATTTATGTAGAACAGGAAAGCGCCATCGATGCCACCACCGCCATCAGTGGTAGCGGCCCAGCTTATGTTTTTTACTTTATGGATGCCATGATGCAAGCGGCACGCGGTATGGGCTTCAATGCATCGGAGGCAGAACTGTTGGTGAGCCAAACCTTTCGCGGAACAGTAGACCTTTACAATAAGAGCAACTTTTCTTGTGAGGAATGGATCGCCAAAGTGAGTTCCAGAGGTGGTACCACCGAAGCAGCCATGCGCACTTACCAAGATAGGCTAGTACACGAAGATATTGTGGCGGGTGCCCAGGCCGCCTTGGCACGAGCAATTGAGCTGGGAGAAAGTTAGGTGCCACTTACTTGATTTTACCTTGTCGTATTTGCCCAATACACCTCAGCTTTTACCAAATCCTCGGGGGTATCTATCCCTAAAGACTTATGTGCTGTCACTCCAATGTAGATGGGATAATCGGCAGCTAGCCAACGTAGTTGTTCTAGTGATTCAGCTTGTTCTAAGGGAGCTGGCGGCAATTTAGTTAGTTCCAACAACACTTCCCTGCGGTAAGCGTAAAGTCCTAAATGTTGAAAATGTGCTCCTTTATTGCCCCAATCTTGGTGATCAACACCACGTAAAAAAGGGATGGAGGCCCTGCTAAAATACAAAGCTCTACCGGTCGGTGTAAACACAGCTTTGACCACATTAGGGTCCGTAATCATCGCTGTTTCTGCGATTGGGTGGGCCAAGGTGGCAATCGCCACTTCAGGTTGTGTAAAAAAGGAGCACAGCTGTTCCAATTGTTCCACCCTGACAAAGGGTTCGTCACCCTGTATATTTACAACCACATCCGTGTCCGTCAAATTCATGGCGACTTCTGCAATGCGGTCCGTACCACTTATGTGGTCAGAACGCGTCATTATGACCTTACCACCGAAACTTTCTACAGCTTGGCGTATGCGCTCATCATCCGTAGCCACCACCACATCAGCAAGTAATTGGCAAGCACTAGCCTGTTCATAAACCCGCTGAATCATTGGCTTTCCACCAATAAGCGCCAGTGGCTTTCCTGGAAATCGAGTTGACGCATAGCGTGCCGGGATAATAGCAGTAAATTTCATAGCGTTAAAATAGTGATTCCCCTTATATTTGCCTAGACTAAGAGAAAACAATATACACCCTATGCGCTTTATACTCGTGTCGGTCTTTTTCCTGCTTGGCTGCGTCCAATTGCAGGCCCAACAAGACAGTGTTCCGTATCTTTCCCGAACCGATACCCTCTTTACTTATTTGCACCCCATGGGAGAAGTGATGTTCACCCATGAAATCAAAGCTAAACAAACCCTTTTTTCACTTGCCAAATTTTATGGACTCACCCTCCAAGAGCTTTATGCTTACAATCCGCACGTAAGTGCTCATTACTCCCCTGGTGACCGCTTAAGTATTCCTCTGCCCCTCAAGGCTATCGTCCGGCAGGTTCCTCCTCCGGCAATGTTGCCAAGTTTGGCCTTGGTTTATTATCGGGTGCAGCGTGGAGAAACGGTATACGGTATCTGCAAACGCACCTTTGAGGTGACTCCCGAATGGCTGATGCAACAAAACCCAGAGCTAGCCAACGGGCTAAAGCCCGGACAACTCTTGCGTATTGGCTGGGTCTCAACACTGGGTATTCCTGCCGAATGGCGAGAAGTACGTGGTGGACCGTATGCACGCCTCAACCACCCCCTCAAATTGGAGTATTTCCGTCGCTCTGCTGATCGTCGTATTACCGAAGAAAGAGGAGCGGCCACCTGGCCCAAAGATCTTGATGACAACTCCGGCTTCTTTTGCCTACACCGTACTGCTCCTGTGAACAGTTTGGTCGAGGTGTACAACCCACTTACGCGGCAAACCATGTACCTTAAGGTAAGCGGCAGACTACCTGAGCGTGTTTATGACCGCAACACAGTAGTAGTTGTATCTCCATTAGCCGCCAAGGCATTAGGCGTGCGAGATGATCGGTTTTATGTGCATTTGAAGCATTATTAGAAACGGATCATAAAAGCTGTTTGGGTTAACCTATTGTAAAGTCTCATACGCATTAAAAATAAATTAATATATAAGCAAGTGAGCGAAGCTTGCTAAAGAAGCTTATTTTTACCTTTGCATACGCAAGAAAAAAGAAGCAACAACTTCCCAAAACTACACATCCTATGAAAAATTTCCTTTTCTTACTCTCCTTCCTATGTTTCTATTCTAACATTTATTCCCAAATATGGGATGGTGATGCTATGGATAATGACTGGAATAACCCAACCAATTGGGACACAGACTTAGTACCAGCAGTTGGTGCGCTTGTTGTATTTCCTCAATCAGTGGACGTTATTAGTACGGGCGCAGTGGCTCCTCCTGCTCAAGTAATAGTCCGTGGTGCTGGAACTATCGTAAAATTCGACTTAGATCTCACTATAGGTAACGGATTTACTGCTGTACATTCTATTCAAATTAACAGTAATGCATCATTGATAATAGGGGCAGGTAGAACCATCAACCTCTTCCCTCCTAACGCTAACAATGCGATAAACAACGGAACTACAACGGTCAATGCTTCAATGACTGTTGAAGCTGGGGCTAACCTCAATATTATCATTGCGAACAGGGGTTTACACCTACAAAGTAGCTCCTTCCTTTTCACCAACAACGGTACCATTTTAATAGCCTCATGTAACAATGACGGAATTAATCTTGGTCCAGGTGCCACTTTCAACAACAATGGCAACCTTACCATTGGCGCAACAAATCGTGAGGGTATCGATAATTCAGGTGTTTTTAACAACGATGGTGACTTAATCATCTCCAGCTCAAATACCAAAGGCATCTACAACAAACCTTCCGGGATTTTTAGTAATAGTGGTGCCATCACTATTACGGACTTATCCGTCCCAGCAACAACTGATGATGGCATCTTCTCCTTAGGAAGTTTTCAAAATGAACTTACTGGAGAAATAATCATTGGTAGCATGTTGGACGACGCTATCGAGGCACAAGGAGGAACCTTCACAAATTCAGGTTCGATAAGCTTGAGTCTTCCTAATTCCACTACAGCTAACCATATAGGATTATCTGTTGGATCGACGACAACCGCAATTGATTTTATCAATGATGGTACAATTGAGGTAGTCAATGGCAGTAATACCATTGGGCGAGCTTTAGCTGTATTTCCTGGCCCTGGTGGTGCTAATCCAGTCACCACATTTACCAATAATGGCATGATTATTCTTAATGATGGAATCCCTAATCAAAGGTTTTTCACACAAGGAGTATCAGTCAATGGCCCTACAGGAACCATCAATACTGGTACAGGAAGAATTAATGTAAATCTAAATACGTTCCAAAACAATGGGTTGATAGTATCGAATTACCCAACCCTACCGGGAGTATTTACTGCACTTACTGGACTTTCCACCAACGATGGCTTCTACCGCACCAATAGCAGTTCGTTTTCTAATGGAACCGCTGCCAATATTACCAACAACGGCATCGATATGAACGACCCGGCCCAAACGACCTTCGACCTTGGAGGAAATTGCACCGTTACCGTGGGTGGTGCTGGGGCTGCTCAGTTATGGAACAACAGTTTGGGTAATCTTGTGGGTGGCCCTGGTCCTAACCTGATGTTCTCGAACGCATTTCCTGATGTAAGTTCTGCCACCATCAGTGCCAGTGTCATTGATGTCACCCTGACCTTGACGAATATTTGCGCTGCAGCTATTCTTCCCATTGAGTTGACTCGCTTCACGGCAACCCCCAAAGAAAAAAGTGTCATGCTAGCATGGGAAACCGCTAGTGAAATCAACAACGATTACATGGCTGTAGAGCGCAGCAGTGATGCCCGCTCTTTTACCGAAATTGGAAAAATAGCTGGTGCTGGTAATAGCAATAGCATCCTTCGCTACCAGCTAGAAGATACAGCTCCACACAATGGCATCAACTACTACCGCTTGCGACAAGTAGACTATGATGGCACCATCAATTACAGCAACATCGTCTCCGCTACTTTTAATGGAAAAACGGGCTTGCCTTCCCTTAACTTATACCCCAATGTGGTAAAATCTGGCGGAAGCATGGAAATAGATCTTACTAATTTCCCTCAACAACCAATGACTTTCCGCATCCTTAACAGCCAAGGACAAATAATGAACAATTTTTCTTTGGTAGGTGGCACGCGACAATCAATTGAAACAGGCAATTTACCAGCGGGTATTTATTTTCTAATAAATACGAATACTGCGACCAAATCTAGTACAAAGTTTGTGGTAACCGACTAAGCTGCTCTGCTTAAATACCCCACGGAAAGGCTTCTTGAGATGTGCTCAGGAAGCCTTTTTTATTAAAACCCACGTGGAAAATTTTACCTTTGCAGCCAAATCCCGCTTTAAGCGCCTTTGGGCGGGATCAAAGCTAAAAAGGATCTAACCAAATGCAATACCAAGAAAACATTCTACACACCATCGGCAACACTCCTTTGGTGAAGATCAACAAAGTAACCGTCGACGTTCCAGCGCTCGTGCTCATGAAAGTGGAGACTTTTAATCCAGGCCACTCTATCAAAGACCGTATGGCACTGAAGATGCTGGAGGATGCTGAGGCTGCGGGCAAAATCAAGCCCGGTGGAACCATCATTGAGTGTACCTCAGGTAATACGGGTATGGGATTAGCGATGGCCGGATGTGTCAAAGGCTACCGCTCAATTTTCACTACCAGTGATAAGCAATCCAAAGAAAAAATTGACCTCCTTAAGGCCCTGGGTGCCGAAGTCATTGTTTGCCCCACCAATGTTACGCCCGAAGACCCCCGCTCCTACTACTCCGTAGCCGAACGCCTAAGTAAGGAAATCCCCAATAGTTACTGGTTCAACCAATACGACAACCTCTCTAATCGTCTCGCTCATTACGAAAGTACGGGCCCGGAAATCTGGAAACAGACCGAAGGGAAAATCACCCACATGATTGTAGGTGTAGGTACGGGTGGCACCATCTCGGGTACTGGTCGCTACCTCAAAGAACAAAACCCCGACATCAAAGTATGGGGCATCGACACCTATGGTTCGGTCTTCAAAAAATACCACGAAACAGGAGAGTTCGATGAAAAAGAAATTTATCCCTACATCACGGAAGGCATTGGTGAAGATATTCTTCCTAAAAATGTCGATTTCAGCATCATCGACCACTTCGAGAAGGTAAGCGATAAAGATGGGGCGGTAATGGCACGACGTTTGGCTAGAGAAGAAGGTTTATTATTAGGCTACTCGGCAGGATCAGCCATGGCTGGTTTGCTACAAATGAAAGACCAACTCACGCCTGAAGATGTGGTAGTTGTCGTTATTCACGACCACGGTAGCCGTTATGTTGGCAAAATATACAATGACGACTGGATGCGGGAACGTGGCTTCCTGGATACCGAATTACGGGTAATGGATTTGATTAAAGGCCGCAAAGCCGAAGACTTCATTGCCGTACAGAAAGACCATACTGTACGTCAGGCTTTCCAAATCATGAAGGATAAAGATATTTCTCAACTACCTGTAATGGAAGGAGAAGAAATCATTGGTGGACTCACAGAAAGCACCGTCCTTTCCTTCTTGCTCGACAACCCGCTGAACAACGGAGAGAAAGCCATCACCGAAATTATGGATGATCCTTTCCCTATCGTACAATGTGAAACACCATTGAGCCAGCTGCGCCCTTACCTCAATAAGCGTATTCCTGCTGTAGTCACCAAGACCCAGGCCGGAACTTGGCAAATTGTGACGCAGTACGATATTTTACAGGCGGTTTAATGGAGCGAGAGGGGTGGAATTTTTACCACATAGCCACATAGTTTTTTCTCTGTGACTATGTGGTGAGATACACCTCTTCCCTATACGATATTGATCATACGGAATTTTTACCACATAGCCACATAGTTTTTTTCTCTGTGACTATGTGGTGAGATACACCTCTACCCTACTACAATATTGATCATGCGGCCAGGCACGACGATGATCTTACGTATGGTCTTTCCTTCCAGGTATTTCTGAATATCTTCCAAATTGGGTGCAGCGGCTTCCAGGTCAGCCTTGGTCGCATCAGCAGGAAAATCAACCGTAGCACGGGTTTTGCCATTGATAGCGATTGGGTAGGTGATATTTTCCTCCACCAACCACTTTTCTTCCAGTGCTGGCCACGCGGCGTGGTGTACACTGGTTGTGTGTCCCAGCTTTTCCCACAGTTCTTCACACATGTGCACAGCAAACGGGGCCATCAACACCAGCAGTGGCTCCAAGATGGCGCGCTTGTGACACTTGGCTTTGCCCAATTCGTTGGTCGCTACCATAAAAGCACTCACACAGGTATTGAAGGAGAAACGCTCTACATCTTCCGTCACTTTTTTGATGGCGGTGTGCAGGCTTTTCAATTCCTCCTTGGTCGGTTGTTCTTCGCTGACCACCCATTGCTCGTCTTGATAAAACAAGCGCCAGAAGTTGTTCAAGAAACGGCTGGTACCGCTGATACTATTGGTATTCCAAGGTTTAGCTTGCTCAACCGGGCCGAGGAACATCTCAAACATCCGGAAACAATCGGCACCGTATTTTGCCACCACATCATCAGGATTGACGACATTAAAATAACGCTTCGACATCTTGCCCACCTCTGACTTGGTCACCAGCTGACCAGCTTCATTGGTAACAAAAGTTGCGTGCGCATAATCGGGGCGCCATTCGACAAATTGCTTGATCCCTTCCTTATTTAAGTAAGATTCTTCGCGGCCATATTCGCTAACAAAATCAACGTGAACCGGAATTTGAGCAAACTCAGCATCGGGATACTCGCCCAATTTATCCGCAGATACGAATACCCGGCTGTTGTCTCCTTCGTCCGCCTTCACCAGGTAGATGTATTCGATCACGCCCTGGATCATTCCCTGGTTGATCAATTTGGTAGCGTACTCTTTTTGTGGCACGAGCCCCAAATCAAATAAGAAATGGTTCCAAAAACGGCTGTACAACAAGTGCCCTACAGCGTGCTCTGATCCACCAACGTAAAGGTCTACACCTTGCCAGTAATCGACTGCTTCTTTTCCTACGAAAGCTGAGTCGTTATGAGGATCCATATAACGATACCAGTACCACGAAGACCCAGCCCAACCGGGCATAGTGCTCAATTCGTAATCGTATTTACCCTGGTACTTCCAGTTTTCCGCCCGCCCTAATGGGGGTTCGCCCGTTTCTGTGGGCAAGTACTTATCAACATCGGGCAATACCAGTGGCAAATCTTCTTCTGCCACCAGGTAAGGCACATCATCCTTCCAGTAAGCAGGAACGGGCTCTCCCCAGTAGCGTTGGCGACTAAATACCGCATTGCGCAAACGGTATTGTACTTTTCCTTTGCCCAAGCCCTTTTCTTCCAGCCAGGCAATCAGTTTTTGTGTGGCTTCTTCGTAGCCCAGGCCATTGATCATGCCGGAGTTGATGTACTTTCCTTCTTTGGTGGCATCTGCTTCGGTCTCCAGATTTTGCTGAGCATCCAGAATAGGGATGATTGGCAAATCGAAATGGGTAGCAAAGTTCCAGTCACGCTGATCACCAGAGGGTACGGCCATTACGGCACCCGTACCATAACCCGCCAACACATAATCAGCAATATAAATAGGAATGGGTTGCTCATTGAAGGGATTGATACAGTAAGCCCCCGTAAAAGCTCCCGTCACTTTCTTTACTTCGGCCATACGCTCTACCTCTGAGCGAGAGGCCGCCCAAGTGCGATATTCATCCACCTTGGCGCGTTCAGCGTCGGTCGTGATTTGATCGACTAAATCGTGCTCGGGTGCCAATACCATAAAGGTGGCTCCATAGATGGTATCTACCCGCGTGGTAAACACTTCGATCTTGGTGGCAGCATCTTCGGCCAACGAAAACTTAACACTCGCTCCTACCGATCGTCCAATCCAGTTGCGTTGCTGTTCCTTCAAACTATAAGGCCAGTCGATATCCTCCAAGCCATCCAATAGGCGATCTGCATAAGCAGTAATGCGCATGCTCCACTGTGCCATCAGCTTCCGCTCTACGGGATAGCCACCGCGTTCACTGACGCCGTCTTTTACTTCGTCATTCGACAACACCGTACCCATTGCAGGACACCAGTTGACGTAGCTCTCTTCGGGGAAAGTCAGGCGGTAATTCAACAAGAACAGCTGCTGCTCCCGCTCATTCATGGCGTTCCAATCCGCAGCAGTAATGATGGGTGTATTTTCTTCGCAAGCCGCATTGATCTTGGCATTACCTGCCGAAGCCAAACGGACGACCAGCTCTTCAATCGGTTTGGCACACCCTTCCGTCTGATCAAAATAATGTTTGAATAACTGCTGGAAAATCCATTGCGTCCAGCGATAATATTCCGGACTGCTGGTACGTACCTCACGGCTCCAATCAAAAGAAAAACCCAGGTTTTCCAACTGCTGACGGTAGCGGTCTATGTTTTCCGAAGTCGCAACAGATGGGTGAATGCCCGTTTGGATAGCATACTGCTCCGCAGGTAAACCAAAAGAATCATAGCCCATTGGGTGCAGCACATTGAACCCCTGCAGCCGCTTGTAGCGTGCATAGATATCCGAGGCGATGTATCCGAGTGGGTGCCCCACGTGCAGTCCTGCTCCTGAAGGATAAGGAAACATATCTAAAACATAATACTTTGGTCGGTCACTGTCGTTGGTAACGTGATAAGTGCCCTGGTCTTCCCAGCGCTGCCGCCATTTCTGCTCAATGTCACGAGCTTGATAATCCATTGGTTAATGCTTCTGGTTGAAAGAAAACAAAGCCTGATCCAGGCCATTAGTTCCCGAACCAAGCCGGGAAATAGGCTGCGAAGATAAACGATTCCAGAAAATTATCCTTATTCCTTTATCGACAAGCAGGTATCGTGCATTATGTTTGGCGCCTCAAGCAGCAATACAGCTGACAAAAGCGTTAAAACTTTGCTAAAATGGACTAAATCATCCAAAAAAGGACGTTTTTAGTTTAATTTTAATTTTTATTGCTGAAAAGCTCCTTTAGAAATGCGCCCCGGTTATTAAAACCAAATTCGTTTCGGAGCAACACTACCCATTGTATTACGCCTCTACTGACACCCGAAAAACCGGCAGAAATTAATTTATTACAATTGACCATTTGTGCAAACGTGCAAATGGTTCTTTTTTTAGTGAAAGATTTTACCTTAATTTCACCCCTGCAAAACCTAAGCTATGAGAACTTTTATCTGCTGTTGTTCCCTTGCATTGCTCTTTAGTGCCTGTATCCAGGAACGCCAGACCATCCCCGCAGAAGTGATTGGCCTGGCTCCCATTTATGCCAGCGACGACTGGCAGCATATCGAAATCCTGGCTCCTCAGAGTATCGATAACTTGGGGAAAATTTACTACAAAGCTCCCTTTATCTATGCTACCGAGCGCGGTCGTGGCATTCACATTTTTGACAATAGTAATCCCGCGCAACCTAAGAACGAAGCCTTCCTGCAAATAGCAGGCAACTCCGACCTCGCTATTCGCAATCAAATACTCTACGCCAACAATGTCAATGACCTGGTCGCTATCGACATCAGTGATCTTTCCGACTTGAAAATTGTCGAACGCCTGGCCAATGTTTACCAGGTCACTGGGAGCGACTTTCCCGAAGGGTACCTGGGATATTTTGAATGTGTTGATCCCAATTTGGGGCAGGTCGTTGGATGGTACGAAACGACCTTGCGCGAGCCAGAATGCTGGCGGGAATAAGCTTTAGAGCGTACTTGGACTGCTTCGCGCCCTCAGGGTAAAGGGTAGAGAGATAGTAAACAATTGGGCATCAATCCCCCAATCAACCATAAAAGTTGCTATGAAAAATTTACTTTGCTTTTTCTTGTGCTTTGGCCTCTTGGCCTGTTCTCAGGATGCTGCTACCCCACTGAGTAGTAGCAATACCGGGCAGGGCGGATCACTGGCTCGTTTCACGGTAGTGGGTGATTTCCTTTACACCCTGGAGGTGAATACGCTCAAATGGTTCAAGACCGAAGAAAACGGCAGCCTCACCCCCAAGGGAGAAGTAAGTTTGAATGAAGGGCAAGAAACCATTTTCCCCCTGGATGGCTTATTGTTTCTCGGCTCCACTGCGGGCCTTAGTATTTTCGAAATCAGCAGTACTGGAGAACCCGTATTTCACTCTCAAGTGGAGCATGTAGTAGGCTGTGACCCTGTGGTAGCCAATGAGGAGTTCGCTTTCGTAACGCTACGTATTCAAAGTTGTGCAGGATTATTTCGGCCCTTGGTGACAGAAGATGTACTGAATATTTACAATGTTGAGGATATTATGAACCCCACCCCCGTCGCAAGCTACCCCATGAATGATCCGCGCGGCCTTGGTTTGGCGGGCGACCTGCTGTTTCTCTGTGAGGGTGCTAACGGATTAAAAGTATTGGATGTCAGCGACGTACAGCAAGTCAACACTATCAGCCAACTGACCAATATTCATGCCAATGATGTGATTGTTTTAAATGACAAACTACTCGTGATTGGGCCAGAAGCCATTTTACAATATGACTATGCTGATCCTGTAAACCTTCAATTGGTATCTACCATCAATTTGTAAAAATATTAGATTTTTTGATTATATTTAACCTGAATTTTAAAGCGCTCAAAAATGAAAAATCTCCCTACACTCCTACTCTTGCTATCTGTCTTGACTACACTTAGTGCACAAGTTGACCTGGAAACCGGGTTGGTCGCCTACTATGATTTTGCCGATCATCTTAATGACCTATCCTCTTTTCAAAACAACGCCTATTTAAATCTTGGTACTACTTTCGTTAATGACATGAACGATACGCCTAATGAAGCCATCTATTTTGATGGTTCAGGTACCGGTTCCTACGTAGCAATTGAGAATGCTTCACAACTTAATTTCAATCCAGGAGAAGCTTTTAGTATTAGCCTCTGGCTTAAAGTGCCACCTACCCAGAACAGCACCGAAGGTGCCATTAACGATATCATTAGCAAGTGGTCAAATAGCGGCAACCAACCTTATTCCTATACCCTAAGAATTTACAATCAAACAGAACCTGAGAGAAACGGTCTTGTTTCAGCAGCAATTTTTGAAAGCTACGCTGCTACTTGCCCCGTCAATGCACTAGGTATTTTAGGCGTAACCCCGATTAATGACGACAACTGGCACCACGTTGTCTTTATGCGTACAGAAGACCGTATGCTACGCCTCTTTGTTGATTGTAATCTGGAGGCAGAAACCCAAGACAATACCACTTGTAACCTTTCCAACAGCATGGATTTAACGCTGGGCATTCGGCATCTTGCCAACACTTATCGACGGCCTTTTACCGGTAGTATTGATGAATTACGCTTCTACAACCGATCTCTGACCGAGGAAGAATGCTCCGTACTGGCAGGAAAAACCCTCTCCCAAGAAGAACAAGAAGAAAGTAACGCCAA is a window from the Lewinella sp. LCG006 genome containing:
- the leuS gene encoding leucine--tRNA ligase, which codes for MDYQARDIEQKWRQRWEDQGTYHVTNDSDRPKYYVLDMFPYPSGAGLHVGHPLGYIASDIYARYKRLQGFNVLHPMGYDSFGLPAEQYAIQTGIHPSVATSENIDRYRQQLENLGFSFDWSREVRTSSPEYYRWTQWIFQQLFKHYFDQTEGCAKPIEELVVRLASAGNAKINAACEENTPIITAADWNAMNEREQQLFLLNYRLTFPEESYVNWCPAMGTVLSNDEVKDGVSERGGYPVERKLMAQWSMRITAYADRLLDGLEDIDWPYSLKEQQRNWIGRSVGASVKFSLAEDAATKIEVFTTRVDTIYGATFMVLAPEHDLVDQITTDAERAKVDEYRTWAASRSEVERMAEVKKVTGAFTGAYCINPFNEQPIPIYIADYVLAGYGTGAVMAVPSGDQRDWNFATHFDLPIIPILDAQQNLETEADATKEGKYINSGMINGLGYEEATQKLIAWLEEKGLGKGKVQYRLRNAVFSRQRYWGEPVPAYWKDDVPYLVAEEDLPLVLPDVDKYLPTETGEPPLGRAENWKYQGKYDYELSTMPGWAGSSWYWYRYMDPHNDSAFVGKEAVDYWQGVDLYVGGSEHAVGHLLYSRFWNHFLFDLGLVPQKEYATKLINQGMIQGVIEYIYLVKADEGDNSRVFVSADKLGEYPDAEFAQIPVHVDFVSEYGREESYLNKEGIKQFVEWRPDYAHATFVTNEAGQLVTKSEVGKMSKRYFNVVNPDDVVAKYGADCFRMFEMFLGPVEQAKPWNTNSISGTSRFLNNFWRLFYQDEQWVVSEEQPTKEELKSLHTAIKKVTEDVERFSFNTCVSAFMVATNELGKAKCHKRAILEPLLVLMAPFAVHMCEELWEKLGHTTSVHHAAWPALEEKWLVEENITYPIAINGKTRATVDFPADATKADLEAAAPNLEDIQKYLEGKTIRKIIVVPGRMINIVVG
- a CDS encoding LamG-like jellyroll fold domain-containing protein; the encoded protein is MKNLPTLLLLLSVLTTLSAQVDLETGLVAYYDFADHLNDLSSFQNNAYLNLGTTFVNDMNDTPNEAIYFDGSGTGSYVAIENASQLNFNPGEAFSISLWLKVPPTQNSTEGAINDIISKWSNSGNQPYSYTLRIYNQTEPERNGLVSAAIFESYAATCPVNALGILGVTPINDDNWHHVVFMRTEDRMLRLFVDCNLEAETQDNTTCNLSNSMDLTLGIRHLANTYRRPFTGSIDELRFYNRSLTEEECSVLAGKTLSQEEQEESNANCSLFPNPMVSGSNLFLFNQNNEPINRPIEVYTIAGQYLTTIQQGEKLSLPAGTYLVSNCESDQQQHLKKLVIIN